A genomic segment from Etheostoma spectabile isolate EspeVRDwgs_2016 chromosome 11, UIUC_Espe_1.0, whole genome shotgun sequence encodes:
- the LOC116698080 gene encoding dnaJ homolog subfamily C member 3 yields MIKVGYPALLTYILHVLVLMGMRYEGVKCHKYGSVDSHMLLGKKLLDAGQLADALSHFHAAVDGCPKNYMAYYRRATVFLAMRKSKSALPDLSRAIELKPDFTSALLQRGNLYLKQGRLDEAKRDLKKLLKSTPSAEEVREAQSLQTKSGEIERLVDQARISLWRRDYETAAAQLSMVIETCVWDATSRETRAECFLQMGEMGKAIGDFKAASKLKSDNTQAFYKLATIYYNLGDHEMSLMHYERAKKLNNQIQAAEELIREQRYTDAVRKYETVMKTEPNVRHFSLLAKERMCHALAQGQQAGRAVSVCGEVLQADPENVSVLKDRAEAYVQEEEYEEAIKDYKTAAKHSKNDPRITEGLKKAQQLLKESQKRDYYDILGVKRTAQKNDIVKAYRRLAQKWHPDMFQDPYKKKKAERKFVEIALPKDVLTDPAMRAAYDQGRTP; encoded by the exons ATGATCAAAGTTGGGTATCCAGCTCTACTGACTTACATCCTGCATGTTCTTGTTTTGATGGGCATGAGATATGAAG GAGTGAAATGTCACAAGTATGGGAGTGTAGACAGTCATATGCTGCTGGGGAAGAAACTGCTCGATGCTGGCCAGCTAGCTGACGCCCTCTCTCATTTCCACGCGGCTGTGG ACGGGTGTCCCAAAAACTATATGGCCTACTACAGGAGAGCTACAGTCTTTCTAGCCATGAGGAAGTCCAAGTCTGCGTTGCCAGATTTGAGCAGAGCTATTGAACTCAAACCAGACTTCACATCT GCTCTCCTTCAGAGAGGAAATCTCTATCTGAAGCAGGGGAGACTCGATGAAGCAAAGAGGGACTTGAAGAAGCTG CTGAAGTCCACCCCTAGCGCCGAAGAGGTGAGGGAAGCCCAGAGTCTGCAGACAAAGTCGGGTGAGATTGAGCGGCTGGTGGATCAGGCCCGCATCAGCTTGTGGAGAAGGGACTATGAGACAGCTGCAGCCCAGCTCAGCATGGTCATTGAG ACTTGCGTTTGGGATGCAACCTCTCGTGAGACTCGAGCGGAGTGTTTTCTTCAAATGGGAGAAATGGGGAAGGCCATCGGGGACTTCAAAGCTGCATCCAAGTTAAAGAGCGACAATACCCAGGCTTTCTACAAACTCGCCACCATCTATTATAATCTGGGAGACCATGAGATGTCCCTCAT GCATTACGAACGGGCCAAGAAGCTCAACAACCAGATCCAGGCTGCAGAGGAACTCATCCGAgagcagag GTATACAGACGCGGTGAGAAAATACGAGACAGTGATGAAGACCGAGCCCAACGTGCGCCATTTCTCTCTCCTCGCCAAGGAGCGCATGTGCCACGCGTTGGCACAG GGCCAGCAGGCCGGCAGAGCTGTCTCAGTGTGTGGCGAGGTCCTCCAGGCAGACCCGGAGAACGTTAGCGTGCTGAAGGACAGAGCTGAGGCGTATGTCCAAGAGGAAGAGTATGAGGAAG CTATTAAGGACTACAAGACTGCTGCAAAACACAGCAAGAATGACCCTCGGATTACAGAAGGTCTGAAGAAAGCTCAACAACTTCTCAAAGAGTCTCAGAAGAGGGATTATTATGACATCCTGGGAGTGAAAAG AACTGCCCAGAAAAATGACATTGTGAAAGCCTACAGGAGACTGGCACAAAAGTGGCATCCTGACATGTTCCAGGATCCATATAAAAAGAAGAAGGCTGAGAGGAAGTTTGTGGAAATCGCTCTGCCCAAAGACGTTCTTACTGACCCAG CCATGAGAGCCGCATACGACCAGGGTAGGACCCCGTGA